In one window of Acanthochromis polyacanthus isolate Apoly-LR-REF ecotype Palm Island chromosome 8, KAUST_Apoly_ChrSc, whole genome shotgun sequence DNA:
- the LOC127535264 gene encoding uncharacterized protein LOC127535264, which translates to MQTTFSLRRREIVQEDPPVKDIMERWPALQMEAQVYAEFHRLTNINLRNQFHSELDRHIPRLLAIYRQKAGRTGKVSEALRNILQLYDQQIPDIDIKRTTALWALSAYLCEGDPDFYKTWNAEERDEPDITDTPVALVMTVTESTSEMVPFTPDSFSIAVEDSMMMMSIPTFADAFTLIFGLMYALHLAYPCKLTNTFTFIQKVVMGLDDGKPLKPRLLGLKNDLLQ; encoded by the exons ATGCAGACAACCTTTTCCCTTCGTCGTCGGGAGATTGTCCAGGAAGATCCACCAGTAAAGGACATCATGGAGAGATGGCCAGCCCTTCAGATGGAAGCTCAG GTTTATGCTGAATTCCATAGACTCACAAACATAAACCTTCGGAACCAGTTTCATTCAGAGCTTGACCGGCATATACCACGACTTCTGGCAATATACAGACAGAAAGCAGGACGCACTGGCAAGGTTTCTGAAGCGCTGCGCAACATCTTACAGCTGTATGATCAG CAAATACCGGATATTGACATCAAACGCACCACAGCTCTTTGGGCCCTTTCTGCCTACCTGTGTGAAGGTGACCCAGATTTCTACAAAACTTGGAAT GCCGAGGAGAGGGACGAGCCAGACATCACAGACACTCCTGTTGCCCTCGTCATGACGGTCACTGAGAGCACCTCAGAAATGGTCCCCTTCACTCCGGACAGCTTCTCCATTGCGGTGGAAGAcagcatgatgatgatgagtatCCCCACGTTCGCGGATGCATTTACCCTGATATTTGGGTTGATGTATGCACTGCATTTGGCCTACCCCTGCAAACTCACCAATACTTTTACATTCATCCAAAAAGTGGTGATGGGCCTTGATGATGGTAAGCCACTAAAACCCCGCCTGCTTGGTCTAAAAAATGACCTGCTCCAGTAA